From Drosophila suzukii chromosome 2R, CBGP_Dsuzu_IsoJpt1.0, whole genome shotgun sequence, a single genomic window includes:
- the LOC108009480 gene encoding mannosylglucosyl-3-phosphoglycerate phosphatase isoform X2, translating into MSNAGIDGGGGGGGGGGASGSGSGSGVPPTTPPPTGHGSTRRLSHLTGGSRSGGAAAMGNVVGWLKQASIEVRDAGTRTLSMLQSSNPNFRSLDLSLGTPTPTTPTSSEVPAAPASATASLSGSTLQFGPEDPEEGFPTAATGGGGGGSQSLTPLDAREVLTRPTRAYASVSQPQSPRHRGSGSGSVSGSRIITQGLTGRSTSISSQLEKTKKLLKMTEGEDKPLIILHYNDVYNIESMAETEPVGGAARFATAIKSFAHLNPLVLFSGDAFSPSMLSTFTQGEQMIPVLNTVGTHCAVFGNHDFDHGLDVLVKLIKQTDFPWLMSNVVDNETGRPLGGGKISHFILHNQISIGLIGLVEREWLETLPTIDPNEVTYIDYVEAGNKLARELRNEGCDLIIALTHMRTPNDINLAEKCNGIDIILGGHDHVREVTEINGKMIVKSGTDFQQFSVITIERDAANREHFTTDVKCFDVTAKIPEDPELKQELSKYAKFIESKLSDVMGVFSVELDGRFSRVRTQETNLGNWVCDVVLAAVGADVVILNGGTFRSDRVHPVGAFTMGDLVNVIPMRDPLILLEVKGQVLWKALENGVSAYPKLEGRFPQVSGISFAFNPQAEPGKRIDPQLIQVGDEYLNLEQTYKLCVKSYIFMGCDGYTMFKDATVLMDDDACPELGITLQNHFKAINSRKCGQNTKHRQSLVTLSRRHSLVQCLDSMDLDGPSPIRKLSVGHHNKSMDLTHGNSQKMLRRASLDDLEQSTCDLAPQLEHRIVMIQNEEHYRQLLFKKDAHIMNSTITEAEDDYKKSRQLDLRTDSDVEKNI; encoded by the exons GCCTCCATTGAAGTGCGAGACGCCGGCACGAGGACTTTGTCCATGCTGCAGAGCAGCAATCCCAACTTTCGATCCCTGGACCTTTCACTGGGCACGCCCACACCCACCACGCCCACCTCCAGCGAAGTTCCAGCTGCTCCGGCCAGTGCCACCGCCTCGTTGAGTGGTTCCACATTGCAATTTGGTCCAGAGGATCCCGAGGAAGGATTCCCCACCGCCGCcactggaggaggaggaggtggaagTCAATCGCTGACGCCGCTGGATGCCAGGGAAGTCCTAACGAGACCCACACGAGCCTACGCCTCCGTCAGTCAGCCTCAGAGTCCCCGGCATCGAGGATCGGGTTCGGGATCCGTTTCCGGTTCACGTATAATCACACAAGGCCTCACTGGCCGCTCCACATCGATATCCTCGCAGCTGGAGAAGACCAAGAAGCTGCTCAAAATGACCGAGGGCGAAGACAAGCCGCTGATCATTCTGCACTACAACGATGTCTACAATATCGAGTCCATGGCGGAAACGGAACCTGTGGGCGGAGCAGCCCGTTTTGCCACGGCCATCAAGAGCTTTGCCCATCTGAATCCTTTGGTGCTCTTCAGCGGCGATGCCTTCTCGCCCAGCATGT TGAGCACCTTTACCCAGGGCGAACAAATGATTCCTGTCCTCAATACGGTGGGAACCCACTGTGCCGTCTTTGGCAATCACGATTTTG ATCACGGCTTGGATGTGCTGGTGAAGCTGATCAAGCAGACGGACTTCCCCTGGCTGATGTCCAATGTGGTGGACAACGAGACCGGTCGTCCCTTAGGAGGAGGCAAGATCTCGCACTTCATACTGCACAACCAGATATCCATCGGGCTGATTGGCCTGGTGGAGCGGGAGTGGCTGGAGACCCTGCCGACAATCGATCCCAACGAGGTGACCTACATCGACTACGTGGAGGCGGGCAACAAGCTGGCTCGCGAGCTGAGGAACGAGGGCTGTGACCTCATCATCGCCCTCACCCACATGCGCACCCCCAACGACATAAATCTGGCCGAGAAGTGCAATGGAATCGACATCATCCTCGGTGGCCATGATCACGTGCGCGAGGTGACCGAAATCAATGGCAAGATGATCGTCAAGTCGGGCACGGACTTCCAGCAGTTCTCGGTGATCACCATCGAACGGGATGCCGCCAACAGGGAGCACTTCACCACGGACGTCAAGTGCTTCGATGTGACGGCCAAAATTCCAGAGGATCCCGAACTGAAGCAGGAGCTCTCCAAATATGCCA AGTTCATCGAAAGCAAGCTGTCGGATGTAATGGGCGTGTTCAGTGTGGAGTTGGATGGCCGATTTTCCCGAGTGCGAACCCAGGAGACGAATCTGGGCAACTGGGTGTGCGACGTGGTGCTGGCCGCGGTCGGTGCCGACGTGGTCATCCTAAATGGCGGCACTTTCCGCTCGGATCGCGTGCATCCGGTGGGTGCCTTTACCATGGGCGATCTGGTCAATGTTATACCCATGAGGGATCCACTCATCTTGCTGGAGGTCAAGGGTCAGGTACTGTGGAAGGCCCTGGAGAACGGAGTGTCCGCCTATCCAAAACTGGAGGGTCGATTTCCGCAAGTGTCGGGCATCAGTTTCGCCTTCAATCCACAGGCAGAGCCCGGCAAACGTATTGATCCGCAGCTAATCCAGGTGGGCGATGAGTACCTGAACCTGGAGCAAACCTACAAGCTGTGCGTCAAGAGctacatctttatgggctgcGATGGCTATACCATGTTCAAGGATGCCACTGTGCTG ATGGATGATGATGCCTGTCCAGAGTTGGGTATCACACTGCAGAACCACTTCAAGGCCATAAATTCTCGAAAGTGTGGCCAGAACACAAAGCACCGACAGTCCCTGGTCACACTTTCCCGGAGGCACAGCTTGGTCCAGTGCCTGGATAGTATGGATCTGGATGGACCATCACCCATCCGCAAATTGTCCGTGGGTCATCACAACAAGTCAATGGATTTGACGCACGGCAATTCCCAGAAG ATGCTAAGACGAGCTTCCTTGGACGACCTGGAGCAGTCCACCTGCGATTTGGCGCCACAATTGGAGCACCGTATCGTTATGATACAAAACGAGGAG CATTATCGACAGCTACTGTTCAAAAAGGATGCGCACATCATGAATTCCACAATCACCGAGGCTGAGGACGA TTACAAAAAAAGTAGACAACTTGATTTAAGGACAGATTCCGATGTggagaaaaatatttga
- the LOC108009480 gene encoding mannosylglucosyl-3-phosphoglycerate phosphatase isoform X3, with protein sequence MLQSSNPNFRSLDLSLGTPTPTTPTSSEVPAAPASATASLSGSTLQFGPEDPEEGFPTAATGGGGGGSQSLTPLDAREVLTRPTRAYASVSQPQSPRHRGSGSGSVSGSRIITQGLTGRSTSISSQLEKTKKLLKMTEGEDKPLIILHYNDVYNIESMAETEPVGGAARFATAIKSFAHLNPLVLFSGDAFSPSMLSTFTQGEQMIPVLNTVGTHCAVFGNHDFDHGLDVLVKLIKQTDFPWLMSNVVDNETGRPLGGGKISHFILHNQISIGLIGLVEREWLETLPTIDPNEVTYIDYVEAGNKLARELRNEGCDLIIALTHMRTPNDINLAEKCNGIDIILGGHDHVREVTEINGKMIVKSGTDFQQFSVITIERDAANREHFTTDVKCFDVTAKIPEDPELKQELSKYAKFIESKLSDVMGVFSVELDGRFSRVRTQETNLGNWVCDVVLAAVGADVVILNGGTFRSDRVHPVGAFTMGDLVNVIPMRDPLILLEVKGQVLWKALENGVSAYPKLEGRFPQVSGISFAFNPQAEPGKRIDPQLIQVGDEYLNLEQTYKLCVKSYIFMGCDGYTMFKDATVLMDDDACPELGITLQNHFKAINSRKCGQNTKHRQSLVTLSRRHSLVQCLDSMDLDGPSPIRKLSVGHHNKSMDLTHGNSQKMLRRASLDDLEQSTCDLAPQLEHRIVMIQNEEHYRQLLFKKDAHIMNSTITEAEDDYKKSRQLDLRTDSDVEKNI encoded by the exons ATGCTGCAGAGCAGCAATCCCAACTTTCGATCCCTGGACCTTTCACTGGGCACGCCCACACCCACCACGCCCACCTCCAGCGAAGTTCCAGCTGCTCCGGCCAGTGCCACCGCCTCGTTGAGTGGTTCCACATTGCAATTTGGTCCAGAGGATCCCGAGGAAGGATTCCCCACCGCCGCcactggaggaggaggaggtggaagTCAATCGCTGACGCCGCTGGATGCCAGGGAAGTCCTAACGAGACCCACACGAGCCTACGCCTCCGTCAGTCAGCCTCAGAGTCCCCGGCATCGAGGATCGGGTTCGGGATCCGTTTCCGGTTCACGTATAATCACACAAGGCCTCACTGGCCGCTCCACATCGATATCCTCGCAGCTGGAGAAGACCAAGAAGCTGCTCAAAATGACCGAGGGCGAAGACAAGCCGCTGATCATTCTGCACTACAACGATGTCTACAATATCGAGTCCATGGCGGAAACGGAACCTGTGGGCGGAGCAGCCCGTTTTGCCACGGCCATCAAGAGCTTTGCCCATCTGAATCCTTTGGTGCTCTTCAGCGGCGATGCCTTCTCGCCCAGCATGT TGAGCACCTTTACCCAGGGCGAACAAATGATTCCTGTCCTCAATACGGTGGGAACCCACTGTGCCGTCTTTGGCAATCACGATTTTG ATCACGGCTTGGATGTGCTGGTGAAGCTGATCAAGCAGACGGACTTCCCCTGGCTGATGTCCAATGTGGTGGACAACGAGACCGGTCGTCCCTTAGGAGGAGGCAAGATCTCGCACTTCATACTGCACAACCAGATATCCATCGGGCTGATTGGCCTGGTGGAGCGGGAGTGGCTGGAGACCCTGCCGACAATCGATCCCAACGAGGTGACCTACATCGACTACGTGGAGGCGGGCAACAAGCTGGCTCGCGAGCTGAGGAACGAGGGCTGTGACCTCATCATCGCCCTCACCCACATGCGCACCCCCAACGACATAAATCTGGCCGAGAAGTGCAATGGAATCGACATCATCCTCGGTGGCCATGATCACGTGCGCGAGGTGACCGAAATCAATGGCAAGATGATCGTCAAGTCGGGCACGGACTTCCAGCAGTTCTCGGTGATCACCATCGAACGGGATGCCGCCAACAGGGAGCACTTCACCACGGACGTCAAGTGCTTCGATGTGACGGCCAAAATTCCAGAGGATCCCGAACTGAAGCAGGAGCTCTCCAAATATGCCA AGTTCATCGAAAGCAAGCTGTCGGATGTAATGGGCGTGTTCAGTGTGGAGTTGGATGGCCGATTTTCCCGAGTGCGAACCCAGGAGACGAATCTGGGCAACTGGGTGTGCGACGTGGTGCTGGCCGCGGTCGGTGCCGACGTGGTCATCCTAAATGGCGGCACTTTCCGCTCGGATCGCGTGCATCCGGTGGGTGCCTTTACCATGGGCGATCTGGTCAATGTTATACCCATGAGGGATCCACTCATCTTGCTGGAGGTCAAGGGTCAGGTACTGTGGAAGGCCCTGGAGAACGGAGTGTCCGCCTATCCAAAACTGGAGGGTCGATTTCCGCAAGTGTCGGGCATCAGTTTCGCCTTCAATCCACAGGCAGAGCCCGGCAAACGTATTGATCCGCAGCTAATCCAGGTGGGCGATGAGTACCTGAACCTGGAGCAAACCTACAAGCTGTGCGTCAAGAGctacatctttatgggctgcGATGGCTATACCATGTTCAAGGATGCCACTGTGCTG ATGGATGATGATGCCTGTCCAGAGTTGGGTATCACACTGCAGAACCACTTCAAGGCCATAAATTCTCGAAAGTGTGGCCAGAACACAAAGCACCGACAGTCCCTGGTCACACTTTCCCGGAGGCACAGCTTGGTCCAGTGCCTGGATAGTATGGATCTGGATGGACCATCACCCATCCGCAAATTGTCCGTGGGTCATCACAACAAGTCAATGGATTTGACGCACGGCAATTCCCAGAAG ATGCTAAGACGAGCTTCCTTGGACGACCTGGAGCAGTCCACCTGCGATTTGGCGCCACAATTGGAGCACCGTATCGTTATGATACAAAACGAGGAG CATTATCGACAGCTACTGTTCAAAAAGGATGCGCACATCATGAATTCCACAATCACCGAGGCTGAGGACGA TTACAAAAAAAGTAGACAACTTGATTTAAGGACAGATTCCGATGTggagaaaaatatttga
- the LOC108009480 gene encoding snake venom 5'-nucleotidase isoform X1: MRLSRFRCLRGVFVCRMSNAGIDGGGGGGGGGGASGSGSGSGVPPTTPPPTGHGSTRRLSHLTGGSRSGGAAAMGNVVGWLKQASIEVRDAGTRTLSMLQSSNPNFRSLDLSLGTPTPTTPTSSEVPAAPASATASLSGSTLQFGPEDPEEGFPTAATGGGGGGSQSLTPLDAREVLTRPTRAYASVSQPQSPRHRGSGSGSVSGSRIITQGLTGRSTSISSQLEKTKKLLKMTEGEDKPLIILHYNDVYNIESMAETEPVGGAARFATAIKSFAHLNPLVLFSGDAFSPSMLSTFTQGEQMIPVLNTVGTHCAVFGNHDFDHGLDVLVKLIKQTDFPWLMSNVVDNETGRPLGGGKISHFILHNQISIGLIGLVEREWLETLPTIDPNEVTYIDYVEAGNKLARELRNEGCDLIIALTHMRTPNDINLAEKCNGIDIILGGHDHVREVTEINGKMIVKSGTDFQQFSVITIERDAANREHFTTDVKCFDVTAKIPEDPELKQELSKYAKFIESKLSDVMGVFSVELDGRFSRVRTQETNLGNWVCDVVLAAVGADVVILNGGTFRSDRVHPVGAFTMGDLVNVIPMRDPLILLEVKGQVLWKALENGVSAYPKLEGRFPQVSGISFAFNPQAEPGKRIDPQLIQVGDEYLNLEQTYKLCVKSYIFMGCDGYTMFKDATVLMDDDACPELGITLQNHFKAINSRKCGQNTKHRQSLVTLSRRHSLVQCLDSMDLDGPSPIRKLSVGHHNKSMDLTHGNSQKMLRRASLDDLEQSTCDLAPQLEHRIVMIQNEEHYRQLLFKKDAHIMNSTITEAEDDYKKSRQLDLRTDSDVEKNI, from the exons GCCTCCATTGAAGTGCGAGACGCCGGCACGAGGACTTTGTCCATGCTGCAGAGCAGCAATCCCAACTTTCGATCCCTGGACCTTTCACTGGGCACGCCCACACCCACCACGCCCACCTCCAGCGAAGTTCCAGCTGCTCCGGCCAGTGCCACCGCCTCGTTGAGTGGTTCCACATTGCAATTTGGTCCAGAGGATCCCGAGGAAGGATTCCCCACCGCCGCcactggaggaggaggaggtggaagTCAATCGCTGACGCCGCTGGATGCCAGGGAAGTCCTAACGAGACCCACACGAGCCTACGCCTCCGTCAGTCAGCCTCAGAGTCCCCGGCATCGAGGATCGGGTTCGGGATCCGTTTCCGGTTCACGTATAATCACACAAGGCCTCACTGGCCGCTCCACATCGATATCCTCGCAGCTGGAGAAGACCAAGAAGCTGCTCAAAATGACCGAGGGCGAAGACAAGCCGCTGATCATTCTGCACTACAACGATGTCTACAATATCGAGTCCATGGCGGAAACGGAACCTGTGGGCGGAGCAGCCCGTTTTGCCACGGCCATCAAGAGCTTTGCCCATCTGAATCCTTTGGTGCTCTTCAGCGGCGATGCCTTCTCGCCCAGCATGT TGAGCACCTTTACCCAGGGCGAACAAATGATTCCTGTCCTCAATACGGTGGGAACCCACTGTGCCGTCTTTGGCAATCACGATTTTG ATCACGGCTTGGATGTGCTGGTGAAGCTGATCAAGCAGACGGACTTCCCCTGGCTGATGTCCAATGTGGTGGACAACGAGACCGGTCGTCCCTTAGGAGGAGGCAAGATCTCGCACTTCATACTGCACAACCAGATATCCATCGGGCTGATTGGCCTGGTGGAGCGGGAGTGGCTGGAGACCCTGCCGACAATCGATCCCAACGAGGTGACCTACATCGACTACGTGGAGGCGGGCAACAAGCTGGCTCGCGAGCTGAGGAACGAGGGCTGTGACCTCATCATCGCCCTCACCCACATGCGCACCCCCAACGACATAAATCTGGCCGAGAAGTGCAATGGAATCGACATCATCCTCGGTGGCCATGATCACGTGCGCGAGGTGACCGAAATCAATGGCAAGATGATCGTCAAGTCGGGCACGGACTTCCAGCAGTTCTCGGTGATCACCATCGAACGGGATGCCGCCAACAGGGAGCACTTCACCACGGACGTCAAGTGCTTCGATGTGACGGCCAAAATTCCAGAGGATCCCGAACTGAAGCAGGAGCTCTCCAAATATGCCA AGTTCATCGAAAGCAAGCTGTCGGATGTAATGGGCGTGTTCAGTGTGGAGTTGGATGGCCGATTTTCCCGAGTGCGAACCCAGGAGACGAATCTGGGCAACTGGGTGTGCGACGTGGTGCTGGCCGCGGTCGGTGCCGACGTGGTCATCCTAAATGGCGGCACTTTCCGCTCGGATCGCGTGCATCCGGTGGGTGCCTTTACCATGGGCGATCTGGTCAATGTTATACCCATGAGGGATCCACTCATCTTGCTGGAGGTCAAGGGTCAGGTACTGTGGAAGGCCCTGGAGAACGGAGTGTCCGCCTATCCAAAACTGGAGGGTCGATTTCCGCAAGTGTCGGGCATCAGTTTCGCCTTCAATCCACAGGCAGAGCCCGGCAAACGTATTGATCCGCAGCTAATCCAGGTGGGCGATGAGTACCTGAACCTGGAGCAAACCTACAAGCTGTGCGTCAAGAGctacatctttatgggctgcGATGGCTATACCATGTTCAAGGATGCCACTGTGCTG ATGGATGATGATGCCTGTCCAGAGTTGGGTATCACACTGCAGAACCACTTCAAGGCCATAAATTCTCGAAAGTGTGGCCAGAACACAAAGCACCGACAGTCCCTGGTCACACTTTCCCGGAGGCACAGCTTGGTCCAGTGCCTGGATAGTATGGATCTGGATGGACCATCACCCATCCGCAAATTGTCCGTGGGTCATCACAACAAGTCAATGGATTTGACGCACGGCAATTCCCAGAAG ATGCTAAGACGAGCTTCCTTGGACGACCTGGAGCAGTCCACCTGCGATTTGGCGCCACAATTGGAGCACCGTATCGTTATGATACAAAACGAGGAG CATTATCGACAGCTACTGTTCAAAAAGGATGCGCACATCATGAATTCCACAATCACCGAGGCTGAGGACGA TTACAAAAAAAGTAGACAACTTGATTTAAGGACAGATTCCGATGTggagaaaaatatttga